From Xylanibacter oryzae DSM 17970, a single genomic window includes:
- a CDS encoding M16 family metallopeptidase produces the protein MKLKNLLLLILVLTAETVMAQMTLPNVPADSAVRVGKLSNGLTYYIRYNNWPEHRADFYIAQKVGSLQENESQRGLAHFLEHMCFNGTKHFKGNDLIRYCESIGVQFGGDLNAYTSIDQTVYNISNVPTTRQTAVDSCLLILSDWADGLTLDPKEIDKERGVIHEEWRMRTSPETRMLERDLPKLYPNSKYGLRMPIGLMSVVDNFKPKVLRDYYEKWYRPDNQGIIVVGDVDVNHVEAEIKKLFGGIKLQANAAKVVDEAVPDNNSPIFVIDKDKEQQQNNIQLMFKHDAVPDSVKGNLAYLLTNYVKQTAITMLNERFNDYANKPESPFVGAQASDDNYLLSKTKDAFTIYAQPKDGKIEASLKSMLAEADRAAEFGFTPSEYDRAKANTLSGLDKMYSNRDKRYNSEFYNSYKANFLSKEPMPSINYYYTTLKSVVPMIPLEAVNAAMKEMVSKSDTNMIVLSFNNEKEGKIYPTEEGLKKAIAEARAEKLTAYVDNVKNEPLITEMPKKGSIVKESVNKKFDYKELTLSNGIKVVLKKTDFKKDQVSLSAEGFGGSSLYEKNDFNNLGVFDDVIEASGLGNFSHNELTKALAGKIAGATMNISTQHQYINGNSTPKDMETMFQLVYLYFTHINKDQESFNNLMNGYEISLKNRALDPDKAFGDSLTDTRYMHNPRFKAMKLDDLKNINYDRILDIAKQLTTNAGAYTFSIIGNFDEDSIRPLLEEYIASLPVQKNIVKGHKVNYTADGVVVNKFYRKMEMPKAQAVMIWKNDKMPYTLENSVKADIAGQILNMVYLKKIREDASAAYSVGAGGNVSHSDDGYTESLIYASCPMKPEKSDLALSILRSEVTTLSSKCDPAMLSKVKEFMLKNADDAVKTNNYWLGVIDNFRKYGLDFHTEYKNVIKAQTPESISIFVKNFLKENNRMEVIMLPQK, from the coding sequence ATGAAACTTAAAAATTTACTCCTTCTCATTCTAGTGCTTACCGCAGAAACGGTAATGGCACAGATGACCCTACCTAATGTGCCAGCAGATTCGGCTGTCCGCGTAGGAAAACTATCTAATGGGCTTACCTATTATATTCGTTATAATAACTGGCCGGAACACCGAGCAGACTTCTACATAGCGCAGAAGGTGGGTTCGTTGCAGGAAAATGAAAGTCAGCGTGGACTTGCCCATTTCCTGGAACATATGTGTTTTAATGGTACTAAACATTTCAAGGGTAATGATCTTATAAGATATTGTGAGAGCATTGGTGTACAGTTTGGTGGTGACCTCAATGCATATACATCAATAGATCAGACTGTCTATAACATATCTAATGTTCCTACAACGAGACAAACAGCTGTTGATTCATGTTTGCTTATATTAAGCGACTGGGCCGACGGACTGACTCTTGATCCAAAAGAAATAGACAAGGAGAGAGGTGTAATACATGAGGAATGGCGTATGCGCACAAGTCCTGAAACACGTATGCTTGAGCGTGATCTTCCTAAACTATATCCTAATAGTAAATATGGATTGCGAATGCCTATCGGACTTATGAGCGTTGTTGACAATTTTAAACCGAAAGTCCTTCGTGATTATTATGAGAAATGGTATCGTCCAGACAACCAAGGCATAATAGTAGTAGGTGATGTGGATGTTAATCACGTAGAAGCAGAAATAAAAAAACTTTTTGGAGGTATAAAGTTGCAGGCTAATGCTGCTAAGGTAGTGGATGAAGCTGTTCCTGACAATAACTCTCCAATATTTGTAATAGATAAAGATAAAGAGCAACAGCAGAATAACATACAGTTGATGTTTAAGCATGACGCTGTACCAGATTCTGTAAAAGGTAATTTGGCTTATCTGCTTACCAACTATGTAAAGCAGACAGCTATCACTATGCTTAACGAACGTTTTAATGACTATGCCAATAAACCGGAAAGTCCTTTCGTAGGGGCTCAGGCCTCAGATGATAACTATCTGTTATCTAAGACAAAAGATGCATTCACTATTTATGCCCAACCTAAAGATGGTAAGATTGAAGCCTCTCTTAAATCAATGTTGGCAGAGGCTGACAGAGCTGCTGAATTCGGTTTTACTCCTTCAGAATATGATCGTGCAAAGGCTAATACACTTAGTGGACTTGACAAGATGTATAGCAACCGTGATAAGCGCTACAACTCAGAGTTTTATAATTCGTACAAAGCTAACTTCTTGAGTAAAGAACCTATGCCGTCTATTAATTATTACTATACTACATTGAAGAGTGTTGTACCAATGATTCCTCTGGAAGCAGTAAATGCAGCAATGAAAGAAATGGTATCAAAATCAGATACCAATATGATAGTGTTAAGTTTTAACAACGAGAAAGAGGGCAAAATATACCCTACTGAAGAAGGTCTTAAGAAAGCAATCGCAGAGGCAAGAGCTGAAAAACTTACAGCTTATGTTGATAATGTCAAAAACGAACCACTTATAACAGAAATGCCTAAGAAAGGTTCTATCGTTAAGGAATCAGTAAACAAAAAATTTGATTATAAAGAACTTACATTGTCTAATGGAATAAAAGTTGTACTTAAGAAAACTGACTTTAAGAAAGATCAGGTATCACTTTCAGCAGAAGGCTTTGGCGGTTCATCTCTTTATGAAAAAAATGATTTCAACAACCTGGGAGTGTTTGACGATGTGATAGAAGCAAGTGGACTGGGAAATTTCTCTCATAATGAATTGACCAAAGCTTTAGCCGGAAAGATAGCCGGTGCAACTATGAACATATCAACGCAACACCAGTATATCAATGGCAACTCGACGCCTAAAGATATGGAAACTATGTTCCAACTGGTTTATCTATACTTTACACATATCAATAAAGATCAGGAGTCATTCAATAATCTTATGAATGGATATGAGATATCCCTCAAAAATAGAGCATTGGATCCTGATAAGGCTTTCGGAGACTCTCTTACGGATACAAGATATATGCATAATCCACGTTTCAAAGCAATGAAATTGGATGATCTTAAGAACATAAACTATGATCGTATATTGGACATCGCTAAACAACTTACGACTAATGCAGGTGCATATACATTCTCTATAATTGGTAACTTCGATGAAGATTCGATTCGTCCTTTGTTAGAAGAGTATATAGCTTCTTTACCAGTTCAGAAGAATATTGTTAAGGGACATAAAGTTAACTATACCGCAGACGGAGTTGTGGTAAATAAATTCTATCGCAAGATGGAGATGCCTAAGGCACAGGCAGTTATGATATGGAAGAATGATAAAATGCCATACACACTAGAGAATAGTGTTAAAGCAGATATTGCAGGCCAGATATTGAACATGGTATATCTCAAGAAAATAAGAGAAGATGCCAGTGCTGCTTATTCAGTTGGTGCCGGTGGCAATGTAAGTCACTCAGATGATGGTTATACAGAATCACTTATCTATGCAAGTTGCCCAATGAAACCGGAAAAGAGTGATTTAGCCCTTTCTATTCTGCGTTCTGAAGTCACTACATTATCAAGTAAATGTGATCCGGCTATGCTTTCTAAAGTGAAAGAGTTTATGCTGAAAAACGCAGATGATGCGGTAAAGACTAACAACTATTGGCTTGGTGTAATAGACAATTTCAGAAAATACGGATTAGATTTCCATACAGAATACAAAAATGTGATAAAGGCCCAAACCCCAGAAAGCATAAGTATTTTTGTGAAAAATTTCTTGAAAGAAAATAATAGAATGGAAGTAATAATGTTACCACAAAAGTAA
- the metK gene encoding methionine adenosyltransferase → MAYLFSSESVSEGHPDKVADQISDAILDQFLAYDDKARVAVETLVTTGQVVIAGEVHSDTYIDLQNVARNTIRKIGYNKSEYQFDGDSCGILNAIHEQSDDINRGVDNGTDINQGAGDQGMMFGYAINETENYMPVSLDLAHLIMHTLADIRKEGNVMTYLRPDSKSQVTIEYNDNGTPERVDTIVVSTQHDEFDEDETMLAKIREDVINILIPRVKEQINSNKVLDLFDNNIKYFVNPTGKFVIGGPHGDTGLTGRKIIVDTYGGKGAHGGGSFSGKDSSKVDRSAAYASRYIAKNMVAAGVADEMLVQVSYAIGVACPVNIYVNTYGRSHVALSDSEIANKISKLFDMRPKAIEKKLKLRQPIFSETASYGHMGRKPEVVNKTFTSRYHETKTIEVELFTWEKLDSVDMIRKEFGL, encoded by the coding sequence ATGGCATATCTATTTTCATCAGAATCAGTATCTGAAGGGCATCCTGATAAGGTTGCTGATCAGATATCAGACGCAATACTAGATCAGTTCTTGGCTTATGACGACAAAGCCAGAGTAGCTGTAGAAACACTTGTCACAACAGGACAGGTCGTTATAGCCGGAGAGGTACACAGCGATACTTATATTGACTTACAGAATGTAGCACGCAATACGATAAGAAAAATCGGATATAATAAGTCGGAATATCAATTCGACGGTGACTCTTGTGGTATACTTAATGCCATACATGAGCAGAGCGACGACATCAACCGTGGCGTAGATAATGGTACAGATATAAATCAAGGTGCCGGAGACCAGGGTATGATGTTTGGATATGCTATCAATGAGACAGAAAACTATATGCCAGTGTCTTTAGATTTGGCACATCTTATAATGCATACACTGGCTGATATAAGAAAAGAAGGAAACGTTATGACCTACCTACGTCCTGATTCAAAATCTCAGGTAACGATAGAATATAATGATAACGGTACTCCTGAGAGAGTAGACACAATTGTTGTATCTACACAGCATGATGAGTTTGATGAGGATGAGACAATGCTTGCCAAAATACGTGAGGATGTTATTAATATTCTTATACCGAGAGTAAAAGAGCAGATAAACAGTAATAAGGTTCTTGATCTGTTCGATAACAACATCAAATATTTCGTAAATCCTACCGGTAAATTTGTTATAGGTGGCCCTCATGGAGATACAGGCCTTACAGGACGTAAGATCATTGTAGATACTTATGGAGGAAAAGGTGCTCATGGAGGAGGTTCCTTTAGTGGTAAAGATTCAAGCAAAGTAGATCGTTCTGCTGCATATGCATCACGGTATATCGCTAAGAATATGGTCGCAGCCGGAGTGGCCGACGAAATGCTTGTACAGGTAAGTTATGCAATAGGTGTAGCCTGCCCTGTAAATATATATGTTAATACTTATGGTCGCAGTCATGTAGCTTTAAGCGATAGCGAGATAGCAAATAAAATATCAAAGTTGTTTGATATGCGTCCTAAGGCAATAGAAAAGAAACTGAAGCTTCGTCAACCTATATTCAGTGAGACTGCATCTTATGGGCATATGGGCCGCAAACCTGAAGTAGTAAATAAAACATTTACAAGTCGTTATCATGAAACAAAAACAATTGAAGTAGAATTGTTTACATGGGAAAAACTTGATAGCGTAGATATGATAAGAAAGGAATTTGGATTGTAA
- a CDS encoding DUF4271 domain-containing protein — translation MLFQQSDSLNNASTISVPEETEHHVSKPQHPYQVLRQLPADATPAQQDSAIQAVFQPKEVHYSSRPDTLHLPGQDAGKGLNDVTLPKYYKESFFSRDSLFHPELSGGRYGVAGDPVPYSIHGDNFVTGMLLGCFILALIAFSQSRSFLFRQAKEFFYTKRSGTTEVSETSAELRFQFFLVLQTCLLLALLYFFYTTIYIADTFVLSSQYQLIAIYFGIIASYFLVKTILYTLVNNVFFDNKKNVQWLKAQIFLTSAEGVALFPFVMLHAYFDLSIKNTLIYFAIVVIFVKLLSFYKCYSIFFRKIGAFLQIILYFCALEITPLIALLVSLVMTGNYLKINF, via the coding sequence ATGCTGTTTCAACAGTCAGATTCTTTAAATAATGCATCAACTATTTCGGTACCTGAAGAGACAGAACATCATGTATCGAAGCCACAACATCCTTATCAGGTGTTGCGGCAGCTCCCTGCCGATGCTACGCCTGCTCAGCAGGATTCAGCTATACAGGCTGTATTTCAACCTAAAGAAGTACATTATAGCAGTAGGCCAGATACATTACACCTTCCTGGACAGGATGCGGGGAAAGGTCTGAATGATGTAACATTGCCAAAATATTATAAGGAAAGCTTTTTCTCTAGAGATTCATTATTTCATCCCGAACTAAGTGGAGGCCGCTATGGGGTTGCAGGTGATCCTGTGCCATATAGTATACATGGTGATAATTTTGTTACAGGAATGCTTTTGGGATGTTTTATATTGGCTCTTATTGCATTCTCACAGTCACGTTCTTTCCTCTTTCGGCAAGCGAAAGAATTTTTTTACACAAAGCGTAGCGGTACTACCGAGGTAAGTGAAACGTCTGCAGAATTGAGATTCCAATTTTTCTTGGTGTTACAGACATGTCTTTTACTTGCATTGTTATACTTTTTTTATACTACGATATACATCGCAGATACATTCGTGTTGTCATCACAATATCAGCTAATAGCAATATATTTTGGAATAATAGCGTCATATTTTTTGGTAAAGACAATACTCTACACATTAGTAAATAATGTATTCTTTGATAATAAAAAAAATGTACAATGGCTAAAAGCTCAAATCTTTTTAACATCAGCAGAAGGAGTGGCTTTATTCCCATTTGTTATGTTACATGCTTATTTTGATTTGTCTATTAAAAATACCCTCATTTACTTCGCTATTGTCGTTATATTCGTTAAATTGTTGTCTTTTTATAAGTGTTATAGTATATTTTTTAGAAAAATTGGCGCTTTTTTGCAAATAATTTTGTACTTTTGTGCCCTCGAAATAACACCTCTGATAGCCCTATTGGTATCATTGGTTATGACAGGCAATTATTTGAAAATAAATTTTTAG
- a CDS encoding uroporphyrinogen-III synthase — MIKKILVSQPKPASEKSPYFDIASKYGVELVFRPFIKVEGISAKEFRLQRINILDFSAIVFTSRHAVDNFFKLAKELRITISEEMKYFCVTETVALYIQKYVQYRKRKVFFGTVGKIADLVPTMLKHKTEKFLVPLSDVHDNSVAELLDSKKLLHAECVMYRTVSNDFSEDEIKSFDYDMLIFFSPSGVQSLVKNFPNFKQGKIAIGTFGPTTAKAVTDSNLRLDLQAPSKEFTSMTGALEHFLEEHK, encoded by the coding sequence ATGATTAAGAAGATTTTAGTTTCTCAGCCTAAACCGGCAAGTGAAAAGTCACCGTACTTTGATATTGCATCAAAGTATGGCGTTGAACTAGTTTTTCGTCCTTTTATAAAGGTTGAAGGCATATCTGCTAAGGAATTCCGTCTGCAGCGTATTAATATCTTAGATTTTAGTGCAATTGTATTCACATCTCGCCATGCGGTAGATAACTTCTTCAAACTTGCTAAAGAACTACGCATTACTATTTCGGAAGAAATGAAGTATTTCTGTGTTACAGAGACAGTAGCTTTATATATACAGAAATACGTGCAGTATCGTAAACGAAAAGTGTTTTTTGGAACAGTAGGCAAAATCGCGGATCTTGTGCCTACAATGTTAAAACATAAAACAGAGAAATTCCTTGTACCACTAAGTGATGTTCACGATAATAGTGTAGCAGAACTTTTGGATTCTAAAAAACTTCTTCACGCAGAATGTGTAATGTATCGTACTGTAAGCAATGACTTCTCTGAAGATGAGATAAAGTCTTTTGATTATGATATGCTGATATTCTTCAGCCCTTCGGGGGTGCAGTCTCTCGTGAAGAATTTCCCTAATTTTAAACAAGGTAAGATTGCTATTGGCACTTTTGGTCCTACTACGGCTAAGGCTGTCACCGACTCTAACTTGCGTTTGGATTTGCAGGCTCCATCTAAGGAATTCACTTCTATGACAGGCGCTTTGGAACACTTTCTTGAAGAACATAAATAA
- the rnpA gene encoding ribonuclease P protein component, protein MVALTLKKKERISRRSLIEKLFTGGCSRSMSIFPLRAVYTFVDRDDEGVAVQILVSVSKRHFKRAVKRNRVKRQIRESFRLNKTILSDAMPGHEGKTLEIAFIWLADKLYSSEEIESRMVALLHRINEKS, encoded by the coding sequence TTGGTTGCTCTAACACTTAAAAAAAAAGAACGAATAAGCAGAAGATCTTTAATAGAGAAACTTTTCACGGGCGGCTGTAGCCGTTCAATGTCAATTTTCCCTCTTAGAGCAGTCTATACATTTGTGGATAGAGATGACGAGGGGGTAGCGGTACAGATATTGGTGAGTGTCTCTAAGCGGCACTTTAAGCGCGCAGTAAAGCGCAATAGGGTAAAAAGGCAGATTAGAGAATCTTTTAGGCTCAATAAAACTATTTTGTCTGATGCAATGCCTGGACATGAAGGTAAGACACTGGAAATAGCTTTTATATGGCTTGCCGACAAGTTATATAGTTCTGAAGAGATAGAAAGTAGGATGGTGGCGCTTCTACATAGGATTAATGAGAAATCATGA
- the yidD gene encoding membrane protein insertion efficiency factor YidD, with translation MNVLKNIYRLISHLIVLVLCIPIFFYQRCISPFTPSSCRFTPTCSQYAVEALRKHGPIKGLALAIWRILRCNPWGGSGYDPVP, from the coding sequence ATGAACGTATTGAAGAATATATATCGCCTGATATCACATTTAATAGTGTTGGTGTTATGTATACCGATATTTTTCTACCAACGCTGTATCAGTCCATTTACACCTTCTTCATGTAGGTTTACACCCACATGTTCTCAGTATGCAGTAGAAGCCTTGCGCAAACATGGTCCAATAAAAGGATTAGCATTGGCTATATGGAGAATATTAAGATGTAATCCATGGGGTGGAAGCGGATATGATCCTGTACCTTGA
- the tyrS gene encoding tyrosine--tRNA ligase, whose protein sequence is MNKNFVEELKWRGMLSQIMPGTEELLQKEMVTAYLGTDPTADSLHIGHLCGIMMLSHLQRCGHKPLALVGGATGMIGDPSGKSLERNLLDENTLRHNQECIKKQLAKFLDFESDAPNKAELVNNYDWMKDMTFLDFVRNIGKHITVNYMMAKESVQQRLNGEARDGLSFTEFTYQLLQGYDFLHLYQAKGCKLQMGGNDQWGNMTTGTELIRRTLGSETEAYALTCPLITKADGKKFGKTESGNIWLDPKRTTPYKFYQFWLNVSDDDAERYIKIFTDLDKDTIDTLVDEHKQDPGCRVLQKRLAKEVTVMVHSEEDYNTAVEASNILFGKGTKETLQKFDEDTLLSIFEGVPHYDISKDALGQPAVDIFTQNAPVFASKGEMRKLVQGGGVSLNKEKLQSFDSVITAEDLIDGKYLLVQRGKKNYYLLTVK, encoded by the coding sequence ATGAATAAGAACTTTGTTGAAGAATTAAAATGGCGTGGAATGCTTAGTCAGATTATGCCAGGTACTGAAGAACTTCTTCAAAAAGAGATGGTAACAGCATATCTTGGAACTGACCCAACGGCAGACTCATTACATATCGGTCACCTTTGTGGCATAATGATGTTGAGCCATTTGCAGCGTTGTGGTCATAAACCTCTTGCATTAGTAGGTGGAGCTACAGGTATGATTGGTGATCCTTCCGGTAAAAGTCTTGAGCGTAACCTTCTTGATGAGAACACTCTACGTCATAATCAGGAATGCATCAAAAAGCAATTGGCTAAATTTCTTGATTTCGAGAGTGATGCTCCTAATAAAGCTGAATTGGTAAACAATTACGACTGGATGAAAGATATGACATTTCTTGATTTCGTTCGTAATATAGGTAAGCATATCACGGTCAACTATATGATGGCCAAAGAGAGCGTTCAACAGCGTCTTAATGGTGAAGCCCGTGACGGACTTTCTTTCACAGAATTCACATATCAGTTGCTTCAGGGTTATGATTTCCTTCATTTGTATCAGGCTAAGGGTTGCAAGTTGCAAATGGGTGGTAATGATCAGTGGGGTAATATGACTACAGGTACGGAACTTATACGCCGTACACTTGGTAGCGAAACTGAAGCATATGCACTTACTTGTCCTCTTATAACGAAGGCAGACGGAAAAAAATTCGGTAAAACTGAGAGTGGCAATATATGGCTGGATCCAAAACGTACAACACCATATAAGTTCTACCAGTTCTGGCTCAATGTGAGCGATGATGATGCCGAACGTTATATAAAGATATTCACAGATCTTGATAAAGACACTATTGATACACTAGTAGACGAACATAAGCAAGATCCAGGTTGTCGTGTACTGCAGAAACGTCTTGCTAAGGAAGTAACAGTAATGGTACATTCTGAGGAAGATTATAATACTGCAGTTGAGGCTTCAAATATCCTTTTTGGTAAAGGAACAAAAGAAACACTGCAGAAGTTTGATGAAGACACATTGCTAAGTATCTTTGAGGGAGTGCCGCATTATGACATTAGTAAAGATGCCCTTGGCCAACCCGCAGTAGATATATTCACACAGAATGCACCTGTATTTGCCAGCAAAGGAGAAATGCGTAAACTGGTACAGGGTGGTGGAGTATCACTCAATAAAGAGAAACTACAATCTTTCGATAGTGTAATTACAGCCGAAGATTTGATAGACGGAAAGTATTTGTTGGTTCAGCGTGGTAAGAAGAATTACTACCTATTAACAGTAAAATAA
- the kduI gene encoding 5-dehydro-4-deoxy-D-glucuronate isomerase, with translation MKTNYEIRYAAHPEDAKSYDTKRIRRDFLIEKVFAADEVNMVYSMYDRMIVGGAMPVSESLKLEAIDPIKSEYFTSHREMGIYNVGAGTGIVKVGDETFELDFKEALYVGRGDREVVFSSKDASKPAKFYFNSVTAHKEYPCKKVTKKDAVVAHMGALETSNERNINKMIVTQVLPTCQIQMGMTELAPGSVWNTMPAHVHSRRMEAYFYFEVPEDQAVCHFMGQIDETRHIWMKGDQAVLSPEWSIHSAAATHNYTFIWGMGGENLDYGDQDFSEITDLK, from the coding sequence ATGAAAACAAATTATGAAATACGCTACGCTGCCCATCCTGAGGACGCGAAGAGCTATGACACAAAAAGAATCCGTCGCGATTTCTTGATCGAAAAAGTATTTGCTGCTGATGAGGTAAATATGGTATATTCTATGTACGATCGTATGATTGTAGGTGGAGCAATGCCTGTTAGTGAATCACTGAAATTAGAGGCAATCGATCCTATTAAGTCTGAATACTTCACTTCTCATCGTGAAATGGGTATCTATAACGTAGGTGCCGGAACCGGAATAGTTAAGGTTGGAGATGAAACATTCGAATTAGATTTTAAAGAGGCTCTTTATGTAGGCCGTGGTGACCGTGAAGTAGTATTTTCAAGCAAAGATGCATCTAAACCTGCTAAATTCTATTTCAACAGTGTAACAGCTCATAAAGAGTATCCATGTAAGAAAGTAACAAAGAAAGATGCTGTTGTGGCTCATATGGGAGCTCTTGAAACAAGCAATGAACGTAATATTAATAAGATGATTGTAACACAGGTATTGCCTACATGCCAGATACAGATGGGAATGACAGAATTGGCTCCCGGAAGCGTTTGGAATACAATGCCTGCCCATGTACATTCACGCCGTATGGAGGCTTATTTCTACTTTGAAGTACCTGAAGATCAGGCAGTATGCCACTTTATGGGTCAGATAGATGAGACACGTCATATATGGATGAAGGGAGACCAGGCTGTTCTATCTCCTGAATGGAGTATCCACTCTGCAGCAGCTACACACAATTATACATTCATATGGGGTATGGGAGGTGAAAACCTTGATTATGGAGATCAGGACTTCTCTGAGATTACAGATCTTAAATAA